Proteins from a single region of Gordonia hongkongensis:
- a CDS encoding MFS transporter produces MSDRSHTPASPAPTGASFAAAVYAFAVIMLGTTLPTPLYAIYGEELGFGVTTTTVIFAVYAAGVIAALIGFGRWSDVIGRRKMLIAGAILSAVSAVVFLTAGPVWQLLLGRVLSGLSAGIYAGAATTAVIELAPASWRGRAPAVATAANIGGLGLGPLIAGLLAEYAPSPLHTPFVFDLALLVLVFIGIWRLPETVEVVPGARLSIQRLSVPADIRGVFVRASIAAFAGFAVMGTFTGVMPSFVTNILGIDDHAFTGFLVFVLFASSAVTQIVVRRMPTEPALIAGCAILILGTGLSILGLVAASTPALLGGAVICGVGQGMSFSKGLASVVAATPAGRKAEVTSTYFVVAYVAISIPIVGQGITAQHWGLRPAGIAFNIGVAVLALIALVLTIVSVRNLARPTR; encoded by the coding sequence ATGTCTGACCGTTCGCATACCCCCGCCTCCCCTGCGCCGACCGGCGCATCCTTCGCCGCGGCGGTCTACGCCTTCGCCGTGATCATGCTGGGCACCACGCTGCCCACACCGCTCTACGCGATCTACGGCGAGGAACTCGGTTTCGGCGTGACCACCACGACCGTGATCTTCGCCGTGTACGCGGCCGGCGTCATCGCCGCGCTGATCGGCTTCGGACGCTGGTCCGACGTCATCGGCCGGCGCAAGATGCTCATCGCCGGCGCGATCCTGTCGGCGGTCAGCGCCGTCGTCTTCCTCACGGCGGGCCCGGTCTGGCAGTTGCTGCTGGGCCGGGTGCTGTCGGGTCTGTCCGCGGGTATCTACGCCGGCGCCGCCACCACCGCGGTCATCGAACTGGCCCCCGCGTCGTGGCGGGGACGCGCTCCGGCCGTGGCGACCGCGGCCAACATCGGCGGCCTGGGGCTCGGACCGCTGATCGCCGGGCTTCTCGCGGAGTACGCCCCGTCCCCGCTGCACACCCCGTTCGTATTCGATCTGGCGCTACTGGTGCTGGTCTTCATCGGCATCTGGCGGCTGCCCGAGACGGTCGAGGTCGTCCCCGGCGCCCGGTTGAGCATCCAGCGACTGTCGGTCCCCGCCGACATCCGCGGCGTGTTCGTCCGGGCGTCGATCGCGGCCTTCGCGGGGTTCGCGGTGATGGGCACCTTCACCGGCGTGATGCCGTCTTTCGTCACGAACATCCTCGGCATCGACGACCACGCATTCACCGGTTTCCTGGTGTTCGTACTGTTCGCGTCCTCGGCGGTCACCCAGATCGTCGTGCGCCGGATGCCGACCGAACCGGCCCTGATCGCCGGCTGCGCCATCCTCATCCTCGGGACCGGCCTGTCGATCCTGGGACTGGTCGCCGCATCGACCCCGGCGTTGCTCGGCGGAGCGGTGATCTGCGGTGTGGGGCAGGGCATGTCGTTCAGCAAGGGACTGGCGTCGGTGGTGGCGGCGACCCCGGCGGGACGCAAGGCCGAGGTCACCTCGACCTACTTCGTCGTCGCCTACGTCGCGATCTCGATCCCGATCGTCGGCCAGGGAATCACCGCGCAGCACTGGGGTCTCCGGCCCGCCGGGATCGCCTTCAACATCGGGGTCGCCGTGCTGGCCCTCATCGCACTCGTACTGACCATCGTCTCGGTCAGGAACCTGGCACGCCCGACTCGTTGA
- a CDS encoding flavin-containing monooxygenase produces MQPELDVVIVGAGFGGMGAAIELKRQGLDNIAILEREDDLGGTWHVNHYPGLAVDIASVTYSYSFEPNPYWSRLFAPGAELKRYAHHVADKYDLKRHMEFGTVVESATWDPDEQLWRVRTASGTERTARYLVTATGFLSQPHVPEFPGIKNFAGTILHTADWQDGFDFTGKKVAVIGTGATAVQLIPEIAARAEALTVFQRTAIWVVPKIDFAIPPLVQQLFGRFPLTQRAARLVNSSLLELLMVFGVLHYKQVKPGNKLAARLAQAHLRRQIADPELRRKLTPDYDFGCKRPTFSNTYFASFAQPNVTLQTSGIARLEAGAILAADGTRTEIDTLVLATGFNLWDTNFPAFDIVGRDGRNLGEFWRENRFQAYEGVTVPKFPNLLSLNSPYSYSGLSYFTTIEGQMKHIARLFGELRRRGQRTFEVTEEANDAFLDEVTDRLQSSVFYNGDCATSRSYYFNQHGEATLLRPASTLRTLREMDSFPLRDYEFS; encoded by the coding sequence ATGCAACCAGAACTCGACGTCGTGATCGTGGGTGCCGGCTTCGGCGGGATGGGTGCCGCGATCGAACTGAAGCGACAGGGCTTGGACAACATCGCGATCCTCGAGCGGGAGGACGACCTGGGCGGGACGTGGCACGTGAACCACTACCCGGGACTCGCCGTCGACATCGCGTCGGTCACCTACTCCTATTCCTTCGAGCCCAACCCGTACTGGTCCCGGCTGTTCGCCCCCGGAGCAGAGCTGAAGCGTTACGCCCACCACGTCGCCGACAAGTACGACCTCAAGCGGCACATGGAATTCGGAACGGTCGTCGAGTCCGCGACCTGGGACCCCGACGAGCAGCTGTGGCGCGTCCGCACCGCGTCCGGCACCGAACGCACGGCGCGTTATCTGGTGACCGCGACCGGGTTCCTGTCCCAGCCGCACGTCCCGGAGTTCCCGGGCATCAAGAACTTCGCGGGCACGATCCTGCACACCGCGGACTGGCAGGACGGGTTCGACTTCACCGGTAAGAAGGTCGCCGTGATCGGTACCGGTGCGACCGCGGTGCAGCTCATCCCCGAGATCGCCGCCCGCGCCGAGGCCCTGACCGTCTTCCAGCGCACCGCGATCTGGGTGGTGCCCAAGATCGACTTCGCGATCCCGCCGCTCGTCCAGCAACTGTTCGGCCGGTTCCCGCTCACCCAGCGTGCTGCGCGACTGGTGAACTCGTCGCTTCTCGAACTGCTGATGGTGTTCGGCGTCCTGCACTACAAGCAGGTGAAGCCCGGCAACAAACTCGCCGCCCGACTGGCCCAGGCGCACCTGCGGCGCCAGATCGCCGACCCGGAACTACGGCGGAAGCTCACCCCGGACTACGACTTCGGCTGCAAACGCCCCACCTTCTCCAACACCTACTTCGCCAGCTTCGCCCAGCCGAACGTGACCCTGCAGACCAGTGGCATCGCCCGCCTCGAAGCCGGTGCGATCCTCGCCGCGGACGGCACCCGGACCGAGATCGACACCCTCGTTCTCGCCACCGGGTTCAACCTCTGGGACACCAACTTCCCGGCCTTCGACATCGTCGGCCGGGACGGGCGCAACCTCGGCGAGTTCTGGCGCGAGAACCGCTTCCAGGCCTACGAGGGCGTCACCGTCCCGAAGTTCCCGAACCTGTTGTCCCTCAACAGTCCTTACTCCTACAGCGGCCTGTCGTACTTCACGACCATCGAAGGGCAGATGAAGCACATCGCCCGCCTCTTCGGAGAACTGCGCCGCCGCGGGCAACGGACGTTCGAGGTGACCGAGGAGGCCAACGACGCCTTCCTCGACGAGGTGACCGATCGTCTGCAGTCCTCGGTGTTCTACAACGGGGACTGCGCGACGTCACGCAGTTACTACTTCAACCAGCACGGCGAGGCGACGCTGCTCCGCCCGGCCTCGACGCTGCGAACTCTCCGCGAGATGGACTCGTTCCCGTTGCGCGACTACGAGTTCAGCTGA
- a CDS encoding SOS response-associated peptidase — MCGRYAVTTDPAKLAAEIDAVNEVPEPAGADSTDLDVAPRSPGVNYNVAPTTTVMTVVKRHSPDDPDDDPLLRVRAMRWGLVPPWAKEVGKGPLLFNARAESAAEKSSFRSSVKSRRCLVPMDGWYEWKKGPADSKGKPTKIPFFMSPQDGTRLFMAGLWSVWHPKTDPESSEKAAQPLLSCSILTTDAVGELRDVHDRMPLIMPYEHWDAWLDPDGRAPDELFAPPAESLVDAIAIREVAPLVNRVANNGPELLNPS; from the coding sequence ATGTGCGGACGCTATGCGGTGACCACCGACCCGGCGAAGCTGGCAGCGGAGATCGATGCGGTCAACGAGGTACCCGAGCCGGCGGGTGCGGACTCCACCGATCTCGATGTGGCGCCCCGGTCACCGGGCGTGAACTACAACGTCGCGCCGACGACGACCGTGATGACAGTCGTGAAGCGACACTCGCCCGACGATCCCGACGACGATCCGCTGCTCCGCGTCCGCGCGATGCGCTGGGGGCTGGTGCCGCCGTGGGCCAAGGAGGTCGGGAAGGGGCCGCTGCTGTTCAACGCGCGCGCCGAGAGCGCCGCGGAGAAGAGTTCGTTCCGTTCGTCGGTCAAGTCGCGGCGTTGCCTCGTGCCGATGGACGGCTGGTACGAGTGGAAGAAGGGTCCGGCCGACAGCAAGGGCAAACCCACCAAGATCCCGTTCTTCATGTCGCCGCAGGACGGGACCCGGCTCTTCATGGCCGGGTTGTGGTCGGTCTGGCACCCCAAGACCGACCCCGAGTCGTCCGAGAAGGCCGCCCAGCCGCTGCTCAGTTGCTCCATCCTCACCACCGACGCGGTCGGGGAGCTGCGCGACGTCCACGACCGGATGCCGCTGATCATGCCGTACGAGCACTGGGATGCCTGGCTCGACCCGGACGGCCGGGCACCCGATGAGCTGTTCGCCCCACCCGCCGAGTCGCTGGTCGATGCGATCGCGATCCGCGAGGTCGCCCCGCTGGTCAACCGCGTCGCCAACAACGGGCCGGAGTTGCTGAACCCTTCGTGA